The Linepithema humile isolate Giens D197 chromosome 2, Lhum_UNIL_v1.0, whole genome shotgun sequence genome has a segment encoding these proteins:
- the LOC105677607 gene encoding NFU1 iron-sulfur cluster scaffold homolog, mitochondrial-like, whose product MDKIFKSIHSNRPALYRTLTSEQCMQTSNNVKRCVPAANRMLLAQEHSTAFSTGVRHLHSSSTPICVLSTKHRPIISNQQRRNMFIQTQDTPNPNSLKFIPGVPVLGEGRTKDFPSAKDAFCSPLAKMLFRVEGVKAVFFGPDFITITKLDEDVEWKLLKPEVFANIMDFFASGLPIMDETSQPAADTQINAEDDEIVQMIKELLDTRIRPTVQEDGGDIVFMGFEEGVVKLKMQGSCTNCPSSVVTLRNGVQNMMQFYIPEVLGVIQVEDEADKITEKEFQKLEQNINKKEAKDK is encoded by the exons ATGGATAAGATCTTTAAATCAATTCATTCAAACCGGCCGGCATTATATAGAACTTTAACCAGTGAGCAATGCATGCA GACATCAAATAATGTAAAGCGTTGTGTACCTGCTGCTAACAGAATGTTATTAGCACAAGAACATTCAAC ggCTTTCTCTACTGGTGTCAGGCACTTGCATAGTAGCAGTACACCAATTTGTGTATTATCTACCAAACATAGGCCTATTATATCGAACCAGCAAAGGCGCAACATGTTTATTCAAACACAAGATACACCAAATCCAAAtagtttgaaatttattccCGGAGTACCTGTATTGGGAGAAGGACGCACAAAAGATTTTCCAAGCGCTAAAGATGCCTTCTGCTCTCCACttgcaaaaatgttatttcgcGTAGAAGGAGTGAAAGCAGTATTTTTTGGACCCGATTTCATCACAATTACAAAACTTGACGAGGATGTGGAATGGAAGTTGTTGAAACCTGAGGTATTCGCTAACATCATGGATTTCTTCGCGAGTGGGTTACCAATCATGGATGAAACCTCTCAACCTGCTGCAGATACAC aaattaatgCAGAGGATGATGAGATTGTTCAGatgataaaagaattattggaTACACGAATACGCCCCACAGTACAAGAAGATGGTGGGGACATTGTATTCATG GGATTTGAGGAAGGTGTCGTAAAACTGAAAATGCAAGGTTCCTGTACCAATTGTCCGAGCTCAGTGGTAACACTAAGGAATGGTGTGCAAAATatgatgcaattttatatacccGAAGTACTTGGAGTTATTCAAGTGGAGGATGAAGCGGATAAAATCACTGAAAAGGAATTCCAGAAATTagagcaaaatattaataaaaaggaaGCAAAAGACAAATAG